One part of the Tautonia rosea genome encodes these proteins:
- a CDS encoding glycosyltransferase family 2 protein: MQTLTFPRVESSKFQQPTSFEQNSMDLTPTGQVPGRLLSFVIPVKDEAPTLRILKDRILEHLPSGDRAELILIDDGSTDDSWQEIHDMAAESPTVVRGVRFRRNSGKAAALTAGFRAARGAIVFTLDADLQDDPREIPRFLAKLEEGYDLVSGWKKVRHDPWHKVLPSRVFNAMLSKVCQVDLHDHNCGFKCYRAEVTRNLTLHGELHRMIPSLGAINGFRSAEIPVQHHPRTHGSSKYGFERYLRGFVDMMIVGFLRRFRERPAHFIGGISALYVAIGLLCLLAGLVIGPAIGAGLALILSGVVMVAVSGAVAVAAILSELVIRGGLARQWSLPIVEDTARSFPRNGSADSIRTIPLAYDGLS; encoded by the coding sequence ATGCAGACCCTTACTTTCCCCCGCGTTGAGAGTTCGAAGTTCCAACAGCCAACTTCCTTTGAGCAGAACTCAATGGATCTGACACCGACAGGCCAGGTCCCGGGACGACTTCTTAGCTTCGTGATTCCGGTCAAGGATGAGGCTCCGACCCTAAGAATTCTCAAAGATCGCATTCTTGAACATCTTCCGTCCGGTGATCGGGCGGAATTGATCCTGATCGATGATGGCAGCACTGACGATTCGTGGCAAGAAATTCATGACATGGCGGCCGAGTCGCCGACCGTCGTTCGGGGAGTCCGGTTCCGTCGCAACTCTGGAAAAGCCGCCGCGCTGACCGCCGGTTTCCGAGCCGCTCGGGGAGCAATCGTATTTACGCTCGACGCCGATCTTCAGGACGATCCTCGGGAGATCCCTCGCTTTCTGGCCAAGCTGGAAGAAGGATACGACCTCGTCAGTGGCTGGAAAAAGGTCCGACACGATCCTTGGCACAAGGTCCTCCCGAGTCGCGTCTTCAATGCCATGCTGAGCAAGGTCTGCCAGGTCGATCTCCACGATCATAATTGTGGATTCAAGTGCTACCGAGCCGAGGTGACCCGTAACCTGACCCTTCATGGCGAACTTCACCGCATGATCCCCAGCCTCGGAGCGATCAACGGTTTTCGATCGGCCGAAATTCCCGTCCAGCACCACCCCCGAACACACGGGAGCAGCAAGTACGGCTTCGAACGATACCTGCGGGGCTTCGTCGATATGATGATTGTCGGCTTCCTCCGCCGTTTCCGGGAACGACCAGCCCACTTCATCGGCGGCATCTCGGCCCTGTACGTTGCAATCGGTTTGCTCTGCCTCTTGGCCGGTCTCGTAATCGGTCCTGCCATCGGTGCCGGACTGGCATTGATCCTCTCCGGAGTGGTCATGGTGGCCGTCTCGGGAGCGGTCGCAGTCGCGGCGATCCTCAGCGAGTTGGTCATTCGAGGCGGCCTGGCTCGCCAGTGGAGCCTGCCGATCGTTGAAGACACAGCGCGGTCCTTCCCTCGCAACGGTTCTGCCGACAGTATTCGAACAATCCCCCTTGCTTACGACGGACTTTCTTGA